The Streptomyces sp. NBC_00440 genome contains a region encoding:
- a CDS encoding ATP-dependent DNA helicase, whose translation MTKPSLPELLHAAVTAVGGTERPGQVTMAEAVAEAVDENAHLLVQAGTGTGKSLGYLVPALAHGERVVVATATLALQRQLVERDLPRTVEALQPLLRRRPQFAMLKGRSNYLCLHRLHEGVPQEEEDGLFDQFETAAPSSKLGQDLLRMRDWADETETGDRDDLTPGVSDRAWGQISVSSRECLGASKCAYGAECFAEAARERAKLADVVVTNHALLAIDAIEGAPVLPQHEVLIVDEAHELVSRVTGVATGELTPGQVNRAVRRAAKLVNEKAADALQTASETFERVMELALPGRLEEIPEDLGYALMSLRDAARTVISAIGATRDKSVQDEDVVRKQALASVESIHDVTERITLGSDYDVVWYERHDRFGASLRVAPLSVSGLLREKLFADRSVVLTSATLKFGGDFNGVGASLGLSPEGTEGEDVPQWKGLDVGSPFDYAKQGILYVAKHLSAPGREGSRTDMLDELAELVEASGGRTLGLFSSMRAAQAAAEELRSRQDRRVLLQGEETLGELIKNFAADPETCLFGTLSLWQGVDVPGPSCQLVVMDRIPFPRPDDPLMSARQKAVEEGGGNGFMAVAATHAALLMAQGAGRLVRAMGDRGVVAVLDPRLATARYGSYLRASLPDFWFTTDRNQIRRSLAAIDAVAKEAGQ comes from the coding sequence ATGACGAAGCCCTCCCTCCCCGAGCTCCTGCACGCCGCCGTCACCGCTGTGGGCGGTACGGAGCGGCCCGGCCAGGTCACCATGGCCGAGGCTGTTGCCGAAGCCGTTGACGAAAACGCCCACCTGCTGGTCCAGGCCGGCACCGGTACCGGAAAGTCGCTGGGGTATCTCGTCCCTGCGCTGGCTCATGGGGAGCGCGTCGTGGTGGCCACCGCGACGCTCGCACTCCAGCGGCAGCTCGTCGAGCGAGACCTCCCGCGTACCGTCGAGGCCCTGCAGCCACTGCTGCGGCGACGCCCTCAGTTCGCCATGCTGAAGGGGCGGTCCAACTACCTCTGTCTGCACCGCCTCCATGAGGGCGTACCGCAGGAAGAGGAGGACGGACTGTTCGACCAGTTCGAGACGGCCGCCCCCAGCAGCAAGCTCGGCCAGGACCTGCTGCGTATGCGGGACTGGGCGGACGAGACGGAGACAGGCGACCGTGACGATCTCACTCCTGGCGTCTCCGACCGCGCCTGGGGCCAGATCTCCGTCTCCTCCCGGGAGTGTCTGGGGGCGAGCAAATGCGCCTACGGGGCCGAGTGCTTCGCCGAGGCCGCCCGTGAGCGGGCCAAGCTCGCTGATGTCGTCGTGACCAACCACGCCCTGCTCGCCATCGACGCGATCGAGGGCGCACCGGTCCTGCCGCAGCACGAGGTGCTGATCGTGGACGAGGCTCATGAACTGGTCTCCCGGGTCACCGGCGTGGCCACGGGCGAGCTCACTCCGGGCCAGGTCAACAGGGCGGTGCGGCGGGCGGCGAAGCTTGTCAACGAGAAGGCGGCAGACGCCCTCCAGACCGCATCCGAGACCTTTGAACGTGTCATGGAGCTGGCGCTCCCGGGCCGGCTCGAAGAGATCCCCGAAGACCTCGGATATGCGCTGATGTCCCTGCGCGACGCGGCCCGGACGGTCATCTCCGCCATCGGTGCGACCCGGGACAAGTCCGTGCAGGACGAGGACGTCGTACGGAAACAGGCTCTGGCGTCCGTCGAGTCCATCCACGATGTCACCGAGCGGATCACCCTCGGATCCGATTACGACGTCGTCTGGTATGAGCGCCATGACCGTTTCGGCGCTTCTCTGCGTGTCGCGCCGCTCTCGGTCTCGGGGCTCCTCCGGGAGAAGCTCTTCGCCGACCGCTCGGTCGTTCTCACCTCCGCGACGCTCAAATTCGGGGGTGACTTCAACGGGGTCGGTGCCTCACTCGGACTCTCACCGGAGGGCACCGAGGGGGAGGACGTCCCGCAGTGGAAGGGCCTGGATGTCGGCTCGCCCTTCGACTATGCCAAGCAGGGCATCCTGTACGTCGCCAAACACCTCTCGGCCCCGGGCCGGGAGGGATCGCGTACCGACATGCTGGACGAGCTCGCCGAACTGGTGGAGGCGTCGGGCGGACGCACACTCGGCCTGTTCTCCTCCATGCGTGCCGCCCAGGCAGCCGCTGAGGAGCTGCGCAGCAGGCAGGACAGGCGGGTGCTGCTCCAGGGCGAGGAGACGCTCGGTGAGTTGATCAAGAATTTCGCGGCCGATCCCGAGACCTGCCTCTTCGGGACGCTGTCCCTCTGGCAGGGGGTCGATGTTCCGGGACCCAGCTGTCAGCTGGTGGTGATGGACCGGATCCCCTTCCCCCGCCCCGACGACCCGCTGATGAGCGCTCGACAGAAAGCGGTCGAGGAGGGCGGCGGCAATGGGTTCATGGCCGTTGCCGCGACGCATGCCGCTCTGCTGATGGCCCAGGGCGCCGGCCGGCTGGTCAGGGCCATGGGGGACCGTGGTGTCGTCGCGGTGCTGGACCCGAGGCTGGCCACCGCGCGCTACGGAAGCTATCTGAGGGCTTCGCTGCCCGATTTCTGGTTCACCACGGACCGGAACCAGATCCGCCGGTCACTGGCAGCGATCGACGCTGTGGCCAAGGAGGCCGGTCAGTAG
- the lexA gene encoding transcriptional repressor LexA has protein sequence MTTTADTATITAQDRSQNRLEPVHTMNDAATGPEGQLPPRPARSLPGRPPGIRADSSGLTDRQRRVIEVIRDSVQRRGYPPSMREIGQAVGLSSTSSVAHQLMALERKGFLRRDPHRPRAYEVRGSDQPSTQTTDTTGKPAASYVPLVGRIAAGGPILAEESVEDVFPLPRQLVGDGELFVLKVVGDSMIEAAICDGDWVTVRRQPVAENGDIVAAMLEGEATVKRFKREDGHVWLLPHNAAYQPIPGDEATILGKVVAVLRRV, from the coding sequence GTGACCACGACCGCAGACACCGCCACCATCACCGCCCAGGACCGTTCGCAGAACCGACTCGAGCCGGTGCACACCATGAATGACGCAGCAACGGGCCCCGAGGGCCAGCTGCCCCCGCGCCCCGCACGCTCGCTGCCCGGACGGCCTCCCGGTATCCGGGCGGACAGTTCGGGGCTCACGGACCGGCAGCGGCGGGTGATCGAGGTGATCAGGGACTCCGTGCAGCGCCGTGGATACCCGCCCTCCATGCGCGAGATCGGTCAGGCGGTGGGGCTGTCCAGCACCTCGTCCGTCGCTCACCAGCTGATGGCCCTGGAGCGCAAGGGCTTCCTGCGCCGCGACCCGCACCGCCCCCGGGCCTACGAGGTCAGGGGCTCCGACCAGCCGAGCACCCAGACCACCGACACCACGGGCAAGCCCGCCGCGTCGTACGTCCCGCTGGTCGGCCGGATCGCCGCCGGTGGGCCGATCCTGGCTGAGGAGTCGGTCGAGGACGTCTTCCCCCTCCCCCGGCAGCTGGTCGGCGACGGCGAGCTCTTCGTCCTCAAGGTCGTCGGCGACTCGATGATCGAGGCCGCGATCTGTGACGGCGACTGGGTCACGGTGCGACGCCAGCCCGTCGCCGAGAACGGCGACATCGTGGCAGCCATGCTGGAGGGCGAGGCCACGGTCAAGCGCTTCAAGCGCGAGGACGGGCATGTGTGGCTGCTGCCGCACAATGCCGCCTACCAGCCGATCCCCGGCGACGAAGCCACGATCCTCGGCAAGGTAGTGGCTGTGCTCCGACGCGTGTGA
- the nrdR gene encoding transcriptional regulator NrdR produces MHCPFCRHPDSRVVDSRTTDDGTSIRRRRQCPDCSRRFTTVETASLMVIKRSGVTEPFSRTKVISGVRKACQGRPVTEDALAKLGQQVEEALRATGGAELTTHDVGLAILGPLQELDLVAYLRFASVYRAFNSLDDFEAAIAELRDAQPPAVGCECGGAPVAPVPATATD; encoded by the coding sequence ATGCACTGCCCCTTCTGCAGGCACCCTGACAGCCGCGTTGTCGACAGCCGTACGACGGACGACGGCACGTCGATCCGCAGGCGCCGCCAGTGCCCCGACTGCTCCCGCCGTTTCACGACGGTGGAGACAGCATCGCTGATGGTCATCAAGCGCAGCGGAGTGACTGAACCGTTCAGCCGTACGAAGGTCATCTCGGGTGTGCGGAAAGCGTGCCAGGGTCGGCCGGTCACCGAGGACGCCCTCGCCAAACTCGGCCAGCAGGTCGAGGAGGCGCTGCGCGCCACCGGGGGCGCCGAGCTGACCACTCACGACGTCGGGCTGGCCATACTCGGGCCGTTGCAGGAACTCGACCTTGTCGCGTACCTGCGCTTCGCGTCCGTCTATCGGGCATTCAATTCGCTCGACGACTTTGAGGCCGCCATCGCGGAACTCCGCGACGCGCAGCCCCCCGCAGTGGGATGCGAGTGCGGAGGGGCCCCTGTGGCCCCCGTGCCCGCCACTGCCACCGACTGA
- a CDS encoding vitamin B12-dependent ribonucleotide reductase has protein sequence MTETASGPARGSRAKGTKAAANRQGLRSERIHTTPGVHPYDEVVWERRDVVMTNWRDGSVNFEQRGVEFPDFWSVNAVNIVTSKYFRGAVGADNRENSLKQLIDRVVRTYRKAGEENGYFASPEDAELFDHELTYALLHQVFSFNSPVWFNVGTAQPQQVSACFILSVDDSMESILDWYKEEGMIFKGGSGAGLNLSRIRSSKELLSSGGNASGPVSFMRGADASAGTIKSGGATRRAAKMVVLDVDHPDVEAFIETKVKEEEKIRALRDAGFDMDLGGDDITSVQYQNANNSVRVNDEFMHAVEAGSQFGLRSRMTGEVIEKVDAKALFRKMAEAAHVCADPGIQYDDIINRWHTSPETGRITASNPCSEYMHLDNSSCNLASLNLMKFLRDDDQGNQSFDAERFAKVVELVITAMDISICFADFPTEKIGETTRAFRQLGIGYANLGALLMATGHAYDSDGGRALAGSITSLMTGTSYKRSAELAAVVGPYDGYARNADAHKRVMKQHADANASATRTDDLDSPVWAAATEAWQDVLRLGEKNGFRNAQASVLAPTGTIGLMMDCDTTGVEPDLALVKFKKLVGGGSMQIVNNTVPKALKRLGYQPEQVEAIVAHIADHGNVVDAPGLKTEHYSVFDCAMGERSIAPMGHVRMMAAAQPFLSGAISKTVNMPASSTVEDVEEIYLQGWKLGTKALAVYVENSKVGQPLSAKSKSADEAEKTEPKTEKVIEYRPVRKRLPKGRPGITTSFTVGGAEGYMTANSYPDDGLGEVFLKMSKQGSTLAGMMDAFSIAVSVGMQYGVPLETYVSKFTNMRFEPAGMTDDPDVRMAQSIVDYIFRRLALDFLPFETRSALGIHSASERQRHLDTGSYEPGDDDVDVEGLSQSAPRHVEAPKAAAPQPEAAAEVPAPKQAHNSTELMEITLGLNADAPLCFSCGTKMRRAGSCYLCEGCGSTSGCS, from the coding sequence ATGACAGAGACGGCGAGCGGCCCGGCACGAGGTTCCCGCGCGAAGGGGACCAAGGCGGCTGCTAATCGGCAGGGGCTGCGCAGCGAGCGCATCCACACCACTCCCGGCGTGCATCCGTACGACGAGGTCGTCTGGGAGCGCCGTGATGTCGTCATGACCAACTGGCGCGACGGCTCGGTCAACTTCGAGCAGCGTGGCGTCGAGTTCCCCGACTTCTGGTCGGTGAACGCGGTCAACATCGTCACCAGCAAGTACTTCCGCGGCGCTGTCGGCGCGGACAACCGCGAGAACAGCCTCAAGCAGCTCATCGACCGTGTGGTGAGGACGTACCGCAAGGCGGGCGAGGAGAACGGTTACTTCGCCTCCCCGGAGGACGCCGAGCTCTTCGACCACGAGCTCACGTACGCGCTGCTGCACCAGGTCTTCAGCTTCAACTCGCCGGTCTGGTTCAACGTGGGCACGGCCCAGCCCCAGCAGGTCAGCGCCTGTTTCATCCTCTCGGTCGACGACTCCATGGAGTCCATCCTCGACTGGTACAAGGAAGAGGGGATGATCTTCAAGGGCGGCTCGGGCGCCGGTCTCAACCTCTCCCGAATCCGCTCCTCCAAGGAGCTGCTCTCCTCCGGCGGCAACGCGTCCGGCCCGGTCTCGTTCATGCGCGGGGCCGACGCCTCCGCAGGAACGATCAAGTCCGGTGGCGCCACCCGCCGTGCGGCCAAGATGGTCGTCCTCGATGTCGACCACCCGGACGTCGAGGCCTTCATCGAGACCAAGGTGAAGGAGGAGGAGAAGATCCGCGCCCTGCGCGACGCGGGCTTCGACATGGACCTGGGCGGCGACGACATCACGTCCGTCCAGTACCAGAACGCCAACAACTCGGTCCGTGTGAACGACGAGTTCATGCACGCGGTCGAGGCCGGGTCCCAGTTCGGGCTGCGCTCGCGCATGACCGGCGAGGTCATCGAGAAGGTCGACGCCAAGGCGCTCTTCCGCAAGATGGCCGAGGCCGCGCACGTCTGTGCCGACCCCGGGATCCAGTACGACGACATCATCAACCGGTGGCACACCTCGCCCGAGACGGGCCGGATCACCGCGTCCAACCCGTGCAGCGAGTACATGCACCTGGACAACTCGTCGTGCAACCTTGCCTCGCTCAACCTCATGAAGTTCCTGCGCGACGACGACCAGGGCAACCAGTCGTTCGACGCCGAGCGCTTCGCCAAGGTCGTCGAGCTGGTCATCACCGCGATGGACATCTCGATCTGCTTCGCCGACTTCCCCACCGAGAAGATCGGCGAGACGACCCGCGCCTTCCGCCAGCTGGGCATCGGCTACGCCAACCTCGGCGCGCTGCTCATGGCGACCGGCCACGCGTACGACAGCGACGGCGGCCGCGCCCTGGCCGGCTCCATCACCTCGCTGATGACCGGCACCTCGTACAAGCGCTCCGCCGAGCTCGCCGCGGTCGTCGGCCCGTACGACGGCTACGCCCGCAACGCCGACGCCCACAAGCGCGTCATGAAGCAGCACGCGGACGCCAACGCGTCGGCCACGCGCACCGACGACCTGGACAGCCCGGTCTGGGCCGCGGCCACGGAGGCCTGGCAGGACGTCCTGCGCCTCGGTGAGAAGAACGGTTTCCGCAATGCGCAGGCGTCGGTGCTCGCACCGACCGGCACCATCGGCCTGATGATGGACTGCGACACCACGGGCGTCGAGCCGGACCTGGCCCTGGTCAAGTTCAAGAAGCTCGTCGGCGGCGGATCGATGCAGATCGTGAACAACACGGTCCCCAAGGCCCTCAAGCGTCTCGGGTACCAGCCGGAGCAGGTCGAGGCGATCGTCGCCCACATCGCCGACCACGGCAATGTCGTCGACGCCCCCGGCCTCAAGACGGAGCACTACTCGGTCTTCGACTGCGCCATGGGCGAGCGTTCCATCGCGCCCATGGGCCACGTACGGATGATGGCGGCCGCCCAGCCGTTCCTCTCCGGTGCCATCTCCAAAACGGTCAACATGCCGGCGTCCAGCACGGTCGAGGACGTCGAGGAGATCTACCTCCAGGGCTGGAAGCTCGGTACCAAGGCGCTTGCCGTCTACGTCGAGAACTCCAAGGTCGGCCAGCCGCTCTCGGCCAAGTCCAAGTCCGCCGACGAGGCCGAGAAGACGGAGCCGAAGACCGAGAAGGTCATCGAGTACCGCCCGGTCCGCAAGCGCCTGCCGAAGGGCCGCCCCGGCATCACCACCTCCTTCACGGTGGGCGGCGCCGAGGGGTACATGACCGCCAACTCCTACCCGGACGACGGTCTCGGTGAGGTCTTCCTGAAGATGTCCAAGCAGGGGTCGACCCTCGCGGGCATGATGGACGCCTTCTCGATCGCGGTCTCGGTCGGTATGCAGTACGGCGTTCCGCTCGAAACGTACGTCTCGAAGTTCACCAACATGCGCTTCGAGCCGGCCGGTATGACGGACGACCCCGACGTACGGATGGCGCAGTCGATCGTCGACTACATCTTCCGCCGTCTGGCGCTCGACTTCCTGCCCTTCGAGACGCGCTCGGCGCTGGGCATCCACTCGGCATCGGAGCGTCAGCGCCACCTGGACACCGGGTCGTACGAGCCGGGCGACGACGATGTGGATGTGGAGGGTCTGTCCCAGTCCGCACCGCGCCACGTGGAGGCTCCGAAGGCGGCCGCACCGCAGCCGGAGGCTGCCGCCGAGGTGCCCGCTCCGAAGCAGGCGCACAACTCGACCGAGCTGATGGAGATCACGCTCGGCCTGAACGCCGATGCGCCGCTCTGCTTCTCCTGCGGTACGAAGATGCGCCGTGCGGGCAGCTGCTACCTCTGCGAGGGGTGCGGCTCGACCAGCGGCTGCAGCTGA
- a CDS encoding YdbC family protein, which translates to MLVKWIRCTVTDPRGFEQGQRRWAGLLGEPGFRGQGGGWSRSRRSVAHVFAFWESRPFYDSFMARAHDRLAAAQAGTFKDMQAKLFEYRFDVRTGFEPRFGDADVVRVAHSRVHPERAEHFALMQEKVWNPAMAGSPGMLRGMFGEAPGDEFLVLSMWQSAAERGKYRPERIERLSLRAQTDADVAALAGDVVQLEPSWTV; encoded by the coding sequence GTGCTGGTCAAGTGGATTCGCTGCACGGTGACAGACCCCAGAGGGTTCGAACAGGGGCAGCGGAGGTGGGCGGGGCTGCTGGGTGAGCCGGGATTCCGGGGGCAGGGGGGCGGCTGGAGCCGCAGTCGGCGGAGTGTGGCGCATGTGTTCGCCTTCTGGGAGAGCCGGCCCTTCTACGACTCGTTCATGGCCCGGGCGCACGACCGGCTCGCTGCCGCCCAGGCGGGCACGTTCAAGGACATGCAGGCCAAGCTCTTCGAGTACCGCTTCGATGTGAGAACAGGGTTCGAACCCCGCTTCGGCGATGCGGACGTGGTCCGGGTCGCGCACTCCCGTGTGCACCCCGAGCGGGCCGAGCACTTCGCGCTGATGCAGGAGAAGGTCTGGAACCCCGCGATGGCGGGGTCGCCCGGGATGCTGCGCGGAATGTTCGGAGAGGCGCCCGGGGACGAGTTCCTCGTCCTCTCGATGTGGCAGTCCGCGGCCGAGCGCGGGAAATACCGGCCGGAGCGGATCGAGCGGCTGTCGCTGCGTGCCCAGACCGACGCGGACGTGGCGGCGCTGGCGGGGGACGTCGTACAGCTGGAACCGTCCTGGACCGTATAG
- a CDS encoding histidine phosphatase family protein — protein MARPQRIVLVRHGESEGNADDTVYEREPDHALKLTPGGQRQAEATGARLRELFGREQVSTYVSPYRRTHETLRAFGLDPEQVRVREEPRLREQDWGNWQDRDDVRLQKAYRDAYGHFFYRFAQGESGADVYDRVGSFLESLHRSFEAPDHPPNVLLVTHGLTMRLFCMRWFHWSVAEFEALSNPGNGESRTLVLGEDGKYTLDRPFDHWRVPEPYGVTG, from the coding sequence ATGGCTCGACCACAACGCATCGTTCTTGTCCGGCACGGGGAGTCGGAGGGCAACGCTGATGACACGGTGTACGAACGCGAACCCGACCACGCGCTGAAGCTCACCCCGGGCGGGCAGCGCCAGGCGGAGGCGACCGGGGCGCGGCTGCGGGAACTCTTCGGCCGGGAACAGGTGAGCACCTATGTCTCGCCCTACCGCCGTACCCACGAGACCTTACGGGCCTTCGGTCTCGATCCGGAACAGGTACGGGTCAGGGAAGAGCCCCGGCTGCGTGAACAGGACTGGGGGAACTGGCAGGACCGCGACGACGTGCGTCTGCAGAAGGCGTACCGGGACGCCTACGGCCACTTCTTCTACCGGTTCGCGCAGGGGGAGTCCGGGGCCGATGTCTACGATCGCGTCGGCTCGTTCCTGGAGAGCCTCCACCGGAGCTTCGAGGCTCCTGACCATCCGCCGAACGTCCTGCTGGTCACGCACGGCTTGACGATGCGGCTCTTCTGTATGCGCTGGTTCCACTGGTCGGTCGCGGAGTTCGAGGCGCTGTCCAACCCGGGGAACGGGGAGTCGCGGACGCTGGTGCTGGGCGAGGACGGCAAGTACACGCTGGACCGGCCGTTCGACCACTGGCGCGTTCCGGAACCGTACGGCGTCACCGGTTAA
- a CDS encoding ADP-ribosylglycohydrolase family protein — MTADYAFHSVSGSLPDAFGRARASLRGLSVGDALGSQFFVPDNYPLLARRELPAGPWQWTDDTEMGCSVLAVLASEGRIDQDVLAASFAAHHDFDRGYGPAVNRMLRLVREGGDWRELASGLFNGQGSWGNGAAMRIAPLGAWYAHDPEQATHQAEISAYTTHQHREAVVGSMAVAAAAALAADPAGPPSAADLLDGVIALVPRSAVGAGLRRAKDMLDYDDAGTVAAVLGCGRRTSAHDTVPFALWSAARGLGDFERTFWTTAQVGGDVDTTCAIAGGVVAAGLGGMPPAGWLERTEELPEWTPSRLS, encoded by the coding sequence ATGACCGCTGACTACGCTTTTCATTCCGTTTCCGGATCTCTTCCCGATGCTTTCGGACGCGCTCGGGCCAGCCTGCGCGGGCTCTCCGTCGGAGATGCTCTGGGCTCCCAGTTCTTCGTCCCCGACAACTATCCGCTGCTGGCCCGGCGCGAGCTGCCCGCAGGCCCCTGGCAGTGGACCGACGACACCGAGATGGGCTGTTCGGTGCTGGCGGTGCTGGCCTCGGAGGGCCGGATCGACCAGGACGTACTCGCCGCTTCCTTCGCCGCGCACCATGACTTCGACCGAGGGTACGGCCCGGCGGTCAACCGGATGCTGCGGCTGGTCAGGGAAGGCGGCGACTGGCGGGAACTGGCCAGCGGCCTCTTCAACGGCCAGGGTTCGTGGGGTAACGGCGCCGCGATGCGGATCGCGCCGCTCGGCGCCTGGTACGCGCACGATCCGGAGCAGGCCACGCACCAGGCCGAGATCTCCGCGTACACGACACATCAGCACCGTGAGGCGGTGGTGGGGAGCATGGCGGTGGCCGCTGCTGCCGCCCTGGCCGCGGATCCCGCGGGACCCCCGTCCGCCGCCGACCTGCTGGACGGCGTGATCGCACTCGTCCCGCGCAGCGCCGTGGGTGCGGGGCTGCGCCGGGCCAAGGACATGCTGGACTACGACGACGCGGGTACGGTCGCCGCGGTGCTGGGGTGCGGTCGGCGGACCAGCGCGCACGACACCGTGCCGTTCGCGCTGTGGTCGGCCGCGCGGGGCCTCGGCGATTTCGAGCGGACGTTCTGGACGACGGCCCAGGTCGGCGGTGATGTCGACACGACCTGCGCGATCGCGGGGGGCGTCGTGGCCGCCGGACTGGGCGGTATGCCGCCCGCCGGGTGGCTGGAACGGACCGAGGAACTGCCCGAGTGGACGCCTTCGCGCCTGTCGTGA
- a CDS encoding ribonuclease HII, translating to MPYEPPTHTVERSLRATTGAKTVAGVDEVGRGAWAGPVTVCAAVTGLRRPPAGLTDSKLISPKRRTELAGLLESWVTAFALGHASPLEIDDLGMTAALRLAAGRALEALPVRPDAVILDGKHDYLGLPWRVRTVIKGDQSCVAVAAASVIAKVRRDAMMAELAAESDVCGGFAFEANAGYPSPVHKATLEERGPTPYHRLSWSYLDGLPQWRHLKKTRLPAEAVALESGGQLGFDF from the coding sequence ATGCCGTACGAACCACCCACGCACACCGTCGAGCGCTCACTGCGCGCCACTACGGGTGCCAAGACCGTCGCCGGCGTCGACGAGGTCGGACGCGGGGCCTGGGCCGGCCCCGTCACCGTCTGCGCCGCAGTCACCGGACTGCGTCGACCGCCGGCCGGACTCACCGACTCCAAGCTGATCAGCCCCAAGCGCCGCACGGAGCTGGCGGGGCTGCTGGAGTCGTGGGTCACCGCCTTCGCGCTCGGGCACGCCTCTCCGCTGGAGATCGACGATCTGGGGATGACGGCAGCGCTGCGGCTCGCCGCCGGGCGGGCGCTCGAAGCGCTACCGGTCCGCCCGGACGCGGTGATCCTCGACGGCAAGCACGACTATCTCGGTCTTCCCTGGCGGGTCCGTACGGTGATCAAGGGTGACCAGTCCTGCGTTGCCGTGGCGGCCGCCTCGGTGATCGCCAAGGTGCGCAGGGACGCGATGATGGCCGAGCTCGCCGCGGAGTCCGACGTGTGCGGGGGCTTCGCCTTCGAAGCCAATGCGGGCTACCCCTCGCCTGTGCACAAAGCGACGCTGGAGGAGCGGGGGCCCACCCCGTACCACCGGCTCTCCTGGTCCTATCTGGATGGGCTGCCCCAGTGGCGGCACCTGAAGAAGACCCGTCTCCCCGCGGAGGCCGTCGCGTTGGAAAGCGGGGGCCAACTCGGCTTCGACTTCTGA